The Mangrovibacterium diazotrophicum DNA window CCGGAGGCAGAAACTGGCGGATTGTATTTTTCAGGAACAAAACACCGAGCAGGGTTAAAAACGGAATGTACCATTCGAATAATAGCGCTCCAACCAAAAACAGGGGGAAATTCAAGGAAAAACGGAAGTACCATTTCAATTTTTGGCGCCTGGTGGTGATCGCCTTCTGCAAGCCATTCACATTAATGGTTTGCATGTAATGGTTGATTTTGTCATTAGCCACCAAGTTATCGATGGTCGATTTGGTGTACGTCAACTTTAAACCCCAATACTGAGTTGCTGCAAAATACGCAGAGGTGTACGCAGCAAAAATGCTGTAAAGTACAGCGGTCCCAAAATAGAAAACTACTTCCATACCGTTATTTCATAAGTCACAAAAACATTCCTGCTGCAATTAACAAAAAAGTTTAAATACCGCAAATTTGCAGCGCAGAATTCTCTCTTTCAGAGATTAGTAACGGCCGTTTTTCTCGAATGTTGTGAAGCGCTATTCTAAATTGTAGATTGGAATTGACGCAGGAAACGGACATCGTTTTCGAAGAAGTGGCGAATGTCTTTGATTCCGTATTTCAGCATGGTAATCCGTTCGATACCCATTCCGAATGCAAATCCGGTGTATTTTTTTGAGTCGATACCGCAAAGATCCAAAACATTCGGATCGACCATACCGCAACCCAAAATTTCGAGCCAGCCGGTGTATTTACACACGTTACAGCCTTTTCCGCCACAGATCGAGCAGCTCACATCCATTTCGGCAGATGGCTCGGTGAACGGGAAGTAGGAAGGGCGCAGACGGATTTGTGTTTTTTCGCCAAACAGCTCGCGTGAGAAATAAAGCAAGGTTTGTTTCAGGTCGGCAAACGATACGTTTTCGTCAACATACAAACCTTCAATTTGGTGGAAAATACAGTGCGCACGGGCTGAAATGGCTTCGTTGCGGAAAACGCGTCCCGGGAAAATAGCGCGGATTGGCGGCTGTGTTTTCTCCATCACGCGAACCTGCACACTCGAAGTGTGGGTGCGCAACAAAACATCCGGATCTTTCTGAATGAAGAAAGTATCCTGCATATCGCGGGCCGGG harbors:
- the pheS gene encoding phenylalanine--tRNA ligase subunit alpha, producing MLDKIKQLKEEIENISVSAKQEVEELRIKYISKKGLISQLFADFKNVEAEQKKAVGQAINELKEFALNKINELKENFEAAEQTGGKTDLTMPAEPLRVGSRHPLSIVRNEIIEIFARLGFTVAEGPEIEDDWHVFSALNFPPEHPARDMQDTFFIQKDPDVLLRTHTSSVQVRVMEKTQPPIRAIFPGRVFRNEAISARAHCIFHQIEGLYVDENVSFADLKQTLLYFSRELFGEKTQIRLRPSYFPFTEPSAEMDVSCSICGGKGCNVCKYTGWLEILGCGMVDPNVLDLCGIDSKKYTGFAFGMGIERITMLKYGIKDIRHFFENDVRFLRQFQSTI